Proteins encoded in a region of the Populus nigra chromosome 3, ddPopNigr1.1, whole genome shotgun sequence genome:
- the LOC133689213 gene encoding uncharacterized protein LOC133689213 isoform X3, with product MEVKLHHSSFLNSRRVAHLDYLLINWGNSRKRYPMKHTLWRNGNHSLDYQSIGYKKLNLTHMKTRRTGHLFPLASGDDGVTVNGTPSASANSDVEDMRVKLNQSLQGEDSGDKLVQSLHDAARVFEVAIKEQGLLSKFSWLSTAWLGIDRNAWVKTLCYQASVCSLLQAAHEISSRGDGRDRDVNIFVQRSLLRQSAPLESLIRDKLSAKQPEAYEWFWSKQVPIVVTSFLNYLEEDPRFTAATAVFGKGLSSSPGNGSDVSLLLLALTCNAAIMKLGPTKVSCPQFFSMISDITGRLMDMLVDFIPVRQAYHSIKHIGLRREFLVHFGPRAAACRVQNDCGSEEVIFWINLVQKQLQRAIDRERMWSRLTTSESIEVLEKDLAVFGFFIALGRSTQSYLSANGFDILDDPIEGFIRYLVGGSVLYYPQLSSISSYQLYVEVVCEELDWLPFYPGNIGTSNLSHGHKNKQKDPPNAEAIPQVLDVCSHWIQSFIKYSKWLENPSNVKAARFLSRGHIKLIECMEELGMSRRMTESNISYSVEITGPAINLTTGKETDSFNKALESVEGALVRLEKLLKELHVSSSNSGKEHLKAACSDLEKIRKLKKEAEFLEASFRAKAASLQQGEDESSLQTSISEQQQYFKGKGRKNANVRLDRSKSKFQGAWNLLVRSPTKKPGLDAAVVDASGDANFGQTTTSTGIGESESNEIHRFELLRNELMELEKRVRRSTDQYENEEDIKVTDNDEAASSQLIQVEMSENIIEKSLVKLKETSTDVLQGTQLLGIDVAAAMGFLKRVLIGDELTEKEKKVLLRTLTDLASVVPIGVLMLLPVTAVGHAAMLAAIQRYVPALIPSTYGAERLDLLRQLEKVKEMETSDLDAKENGEILS from the exons ATGGAAGTTAAATTGCATCATAGTAGCTTCTTAAATTCAAG AAGAGTAGCTCACTTGGATTATCTTCTGATCAATTGGGGCAATTCAAGGAAAAGATACCCCATGAAGCATACGTTGTGGAGGAATGGAAATCATAGTCTTGATTATCAATCAATTGGATATAAGAAACTTAATCTGACACATATGAAGACAAGAAGGACGGGGCACCTTTTTCCCCTAGCATCCGGTGATGATGGTGTTACTGTCAATGGGACTCCTTCTGCAAGTGCCAACAGTGATGTGGAGGATATGAGAGTTAAACTCAACCAGTCGCTACAAGGTGAAGATTCTGGTGATAAACTTGTTCAATCTTTACACGATGCAGCAAGGGTTTTTGAGGTGGCAATTAAAGAACAGGGTTTGCTATCAAAGTTTTCTTGGCTTTCCACGGCCTGGCTTGGTATAGATAGGAACGCATGGGTGAAAACGCTATGCTATCAG GCTTCTGTTTGCTCCTTACTACAAGCAGCACATGAGATTTCATCCCGAGGTGATGGTAGAGACAGAgatgtaaatatttttgttcaaagGAG TTTATTACGGCAATCTGCTCCCCTGGAGAGCTTGATCAGAGATAAACTATCTGCCAAACAACCAGAAGCTTATGAATGGTTTTGGTCTAAGCAAGTTCCGATAGTGGTGActtcttttcttaattatctTGAAGAGGACCCACGCTTTACTGCTGCCACTGCTGT GTTTGGAAAAGGCTTGTCCTCGAGTCCAGGCAATGGAAGTGATGTTTCACTTCTTTTACTGGCACTGACTTGTAATGCTGCAATCATGAAACTTGGCCCCACAAAAGTTTCTTGCCCACAATTCTTTTCCATGATCTCAGATATAACCGGTAGATTGATGGACATGCTGGTTGATTTCATTCCTGTACGCCAAGCTTATCATTCTATAAAGCATATTGGTCTACGCAGAGAATTTCTTGTCCATTTTGGTCCTCGAGCCGCGGCATGCAGAGTACAAAATGATTGTGGTTCAGAAGAGGTGATTTTCTGGATTAATCTTGTACAGAAGCAGCTCCAACGAGCTATAGATAGGGAGAGAATGTGGTCAAGACTAACAACATCTGAAAGTATTGAG GTTTTAGAGAAGGATTTGGCTGTATTTGGATTCTTTATTGCCTTAGGAAGAAGTACACAATCCTATTTATCAGCAAATGGATTTGATATTCTAGATGATCCTATTGAAGGCTTCATCAG GTACCTCGTTGGGGGTAGTGTTTTGTACTATCCTCAACTTTCATCAATAAGCTCATATCAGTTGTATGTAGAG GTTGTCTGCGAGGAACTGGATTGGCTTCCTTTTTATCCAGGCAACATTGGCACCTCAAATCTGTCTCAtggacacaaaaataaacagaaggATCCTCCAAATGCTGAAGCTATCCCTCAAGTATTAGACGTCTGCTCCCATTGGATCCAAAGCTTTATTAAATACAGTAAATGGCTAGAGAATCCATCCAATGTTAAGGCAGCAAGGTTTCTTTCCAGGGG GCACATCAAATTAATCGAGTGCATGGAAGAACTGGGAATGTCTCG GAGAATGACAGAAAGCAATATCAGTTATTCTGTTGAGATAACAGGACCTGCAATTAATTTGACCACTGGCAAAGAGACAGATTCGTTCAATAag GCATTGGAGAGTGTTGAAGGAGCTCTTGTGAGACTGGAAAAATTACTTAAAGAGTTGCATGTATCAAGCTCTAATTCTGGGAAAGAGCATTTAAAAGCTGCTTGTTCTGATCTTGAGAAAATAAGGAAACTGAAGAAAGAAGCTGAATTTCTGGAGGCATCTTTCAGAGCAAAAGCAGCTTCGCTTCAGCAG GGAGAAGATGAAAGTAGTCTACAAACTTCTATTAGTGAGCAGCAACAGTATTTTAAAGGGAAAGGGAGGAAGAATGCTAATGTGAGGTTAGATAGAAGTAAAAG TAAATTTCAAGGAGCATGGAACCTCCTTGTGCGCTCTCCAACCAAGAAGCCTGGCCTTGATGCTGCAGTTGTAGATGCATCT GGAGATGCAAATTTTGGGCAAACTACAACAAGTACGGGTATTGGAGAGTCCGAGTCCAATGAAATTCATCGTTTTGAACTTCTAAGGAATGAGCTCATGGAACTCGAAAAACGGGTCCGGAGAAGCACTGATCAATATGAAAATGAAGAG gatATTAAGGTTACAGACAATGATGAGGCTGCAAGTTCTCAATTAATCCAGGTTGAAATGAGTgaaaatatcattgaaaaatCACTTGTAAAGCTAAAGGAAACAAGCACG GATGTCTTGCAAGGAACTCAGCTTCTAGGTATTGATGTTGCTGCTGCAATGGGGTTTCTTAAAAGGGTCTTGATTGGAGATGAGTtaacagagaaagaaaaaaaagttctcTTGAGAACCCTGACGGATTTGGCATCAGTGGTTCCTATCGGTGTTCTTATGCTTCTTCCA
- the LOC133688913 gene encoding probable F-box protein At2g36090 produces the protein MSFSTQPPCSSATTTVEPSIATSISTIHPDILQAHILNRLDGPSLVSTACTSTELNSLASQQDLWTNICHSIWPSTNTPRIREIISRLPSGWRSLFSESFPLTTGPRVNPPRDHDHPSELISAVDIHYKNKLIFSKVVETETSSSWFLCSPFRIDMLDPKDTCPTPIPNSGSEETCRDLAGDLSLSWILIDPTRLRSVNLSSHKPVSVQRHWLSGEVHARFATVLAAGERGSASESVQCGIVVTCGGGAQGGEMHVRGVSLQVEDMDGVFLNGKGSLGVLNTGFEGKKGMSGRREMEGRKRYGMFLEMKRERRERRLKKEGALDMLCVSFGVMALVSLGLFHLLR, from the coding sequence ATGTCTTTCTCCACGCAACCACCGTGTTCCTCCGCAACAACCACCGTGGAACCCTCCATTGCTACCTCAATCTCCACCATCCACCCGGACATCCTCCAAGCCCACATCCTAAACCGACTAGACGGCCCCTCCTTGGTCTCCACCGCATGCACTTCCACCGAACTAAATTCACTAGCATCCCAACAAGACTTATGGACCAACATATGCCACTCCATTTGGCCTTCCACTAACACGCCACGTATACGCGAAATAATCTCCCGCTTACCCAGCGGCTGGCGCTCTCTCTTCTCTGAATCCTTCCCTCTCACCACAGGCCCCCGGGTAAATCCCCCACGAGACCACGACCATCCATCAGAACTGATCTCAGCCGTCGATATTCATTACAAAAATAAGCTGATTTTTTCCAAGGTTGTAGAAACAGAGACCTCAAGCTCGTGGTTTTTGTGCTCGCCCTTCAGAATCGACATGCTTGATCCGAAGGACACGTGTCCGACTCCCATACCGAATTCAGGTTCTGAGGAAACATGCCGCGATCTGGCTGGTGATTTGAGTTTGAGCTGGATATTGATTGACCCGACCCGTTTACGGTCGGTGAACCTATCGAGTCACAAACCGGTGTCGGTTCAGAGGCATTGGCTGAGCGGCGAAGTGCACGCGCGGTTTGCGACAGTGTTGGCGGCAGGAGAGAGAGGATCAGCATCAGAGAGTGTGCAGTGTGGGATAGTGGTCACGTGCGGAGGGGGAGCCCAAGGAGGGGAGATGCACGTGAGGGGAGTGAGCTTGCAAGTGGAGGATATGGATGGTGTTTTCTTAAACGGGAAGGGTAGTTTGGGTGTTTTGAATACGGGGTTTGAGGGTAAAAAGGGAATGAGCGGGAGGAGGGAAATGGAGGGACGGAAAAGGTACGGGATGTTTTTGGAAATGAAGAGGGAGAGGAGGGAGAGGAGGTTGAAGAAGGAAGGGGCTCTGGACATGCTGTGTGTGTCTTTCGGGGTCATGGCTCTTGTCTCTCTTGGGTTATTTCATCTGCTGAGATGA
- the LOC133689213 gene encoding uncharacterized protein LOC133689213 isoform X2 → MEVKLHHSSFLNSSISCRRVAHLDYLLINWGNSRKRYPMKHTLWRNGNHSLDYQSIGYKKLNLTHMKTRRTGHLFPLASGDDGVTVNGTPSASANSDVEDMRVKLNQSLQGEDSGDKLVQSLHDAARVFEVAIKEQGLLSKFSWLSTAWLGIDRNAWVKTLCYQASVCSLLQAAHEISSRGDGRDRDVNIFVQRSLLRQSAPLESLIRDKLSAKQPEAYEWFWSKQVPIVVTSFLNYLEEDPRFTAATAVFGKGLSSSPGNGSDVSLLLLALTCNAAIMKLGPTKVSCPQFFSMISDITGRLMDMLVDFIPVRQAYHSIKHIGLRREFLVHFGPRAAACRVQNDCGSEEVIFWINLVQKQLQRAIDRERMWSRLTTSESIEVLEKDLAVFGFFIALGRSTQSYLSANGFDILDDPIEGFIRYLVGGSVLYYPQLSSISSYQLYVEVVCEELDWLPFYPGNIGTSNLSHGHKNKQKDPPNAEAIPQVLDVCSHWIQSFIKYSKWLENPSNVKAARFLSRGHIKLIECMEELGMSRRMTESNISYSVEITGPAINLTTGKETDSFNKALESVEGALVRLEKLLKELHVSSSNSGKEHLKAACSDLEKIRKLKKEAEFLEASFRAKAASLQQGEDESSLQTSISEQQQYFKGKGRKNANVRLDRSKSKFQGAWNLLVRSPTKKPGLDAAVVDASGDANFGQTTTSTGIGESESNEIHRFELLRNELMELEKRVRRSTDQYENEEDIKVTDNDEAASSQLIQVEMSENIIEKSLVKLKETSTDVLQGTQLLGIDVAAAMGFLKRVLIGDELTEKEKKVLLRTLTDLASVVPIGVLMLLPVTAVGHAAMLAAIQRYVPALIPSTYGAERLDLLRQLEKVKEMETSDLDAKENGEILS, encoded by the exons ATGGAAGTTAAATTGCATCATAGTAGCTTCTTAAATTCAAG TATTTCCTGCAGAAGAGTAGCTCACTTGGATTATCTTCTGATCAATTGGGGCAATTCAAGGAAAAGATACCCCATGAAGCATACGTTGTGGAGGAATGGAAATCATAGTCTTGATTATCAATCAATTGGATATAAGAAACTTAATCTGACACATATGAAGACAAGAAGGACGGGGCACCTTTTTCCCCTAGCATCCGGTGATGATGGTGTTACTGTCAATGGGACTCCTTCTGCAAGTGCCAACAGTGATGTGGAGGATATGAGAGTTAAACTCAACCAGTCGCTACAAGGTGAAGATTCTGGTGATAAACTTGTTCAATCTTTACACGATGCAGCAAGGGTTTTTGAGGTGGCAATTAAAGAACAGGGTTTGCTATCAAAGTTTTCTTGGCTTTCCACGGCCTGGCTTGGTATAGATAGGAACGCATGGGTGAAAACGCTATGCTATCAG GCTTCTGTTTGCTCCTTACTACAAGCAGCACATGAGATTTCATCCCGAGGTGATGGTAGAGACAGAgatgtaaatatttttgttcaaagGAG TTTATTACGGCAATCTGCTCCCCTGGAGAGCTTGATCAGAGATAAACTATCTGCCAAACAACCAGAAGCTTATGAATGGTTTTGGTCTAAGCAAGTTCCGATAGTGGTGActtcttttcttaattatctTGAAGAGGACCCACGCTTTACTGCTGCCACTGCTGT GTTTGGAAAAGGCTTGTCCTCGAGTCCAGGCAATGGAAGTGATGTTTCACTTCTTTTACTGGCACTGACTTGTAATGCTGCAATCATGAAACTTGGCCCCACAAAAGTTTCTTGCCCACAATTCTTTTCCATGATCTCAGATATAACCGGTAGATTGATGGACATGCTGGTTGATTTCATTCCTGTACGCCAAGCTTATCATTCTATAAAGCATATTGGTCTACGCAGAGAATTTCTTGTCCATTTTGGTCCTCGAGCCGCGGCATGCAGAGTACAAAATGATTGTGGTTCAGAAGAGGTGATTTTCTGGATTAATCTTGTACAGAAGCAGCTCCAACGAGCTATAGATAGGGAGAGAATGTGGTCAAGACTAACAACATCTGAAAGTATTGAG GTTTTAGAGAAGGATTTGGCTGTATTTGGATTCTTTATTGCCTTAGGAAGAAGTACACAATCCTATTTATCAGCAAATGGATTTGATATTCTAGATGATCCTATTGAAGGCTTCATCAG GTACCTCGTTGGGGGTAGTGTTTTGTACTATCCTCAACTTTCATCAATAAGCTCATATCAGTTGTATGTAGAG GTTGTCTGCGAGGAACTGGATTGGCTTCCTTTTTATCCAGGCAACATTGGCACCTCAAATCTGTCTCAtggacacaaaaataaacagaaggATCCTCCAAATGCTGAAGCTATCCCTCAAGTATTAGACGTCTGCTCCCATTGGATCCAAAGCTTTATTAAATACAGTAAATGGCTAGAGAATCCATCCAATGTTAAGGCAGCAAGGTTTCTTTCCAGGGG GCACATCAAATTAATCGAGTGCATGGAAGAACTGGGAATGTCTCG GAGAATGACAGAAAGCAATATCAGTTATTCTGTTGAGATAACAGGACCTGCAATTAATTTGACCACTGGCAAAGAGACAGATTCGTTCAATAag GCATTGGAGAGTGTTGAAGGAGCTCTTGTGAGACTGGAAAAATTACTTAAAGAGTTGCATGTATCAAGCTCTAATTCTGGGAAAGAGCATTTAAAAGCTGCTTGTTCTGATCTTGAGAAAATAAGGAAACTGAAGAAAGAAGCTGAATTTCTGGAGGCATCTTTCAGAGCAAAAGCAGCTTCGCTTCAGCAG GGAGAAGATGAAAGTAGTCTACAAACTTCTATTAGTGAGCAGCAACAGTATTTTAAAGGGAAAGGGAGGAAGAATGCTAATGTGAGGTTAGATAGAAGTAAAAG TAAATTTCAAGGAGCATGGAACCTCCTTGTGCGCTCTCCAACCAAGAAGCCTGGCCTTGATGCTGCAGTTGTAGATGCATCT GGAGATGCAAATTTTGGGCAAACTACAACAAGTACGGGTATTGGAGAGTCCGAGTCCAATGAAATTCATCGTTTTGAACTTCTAAGGAATGAGCTCATGGAACTCGAAAAACGGGTCCGGAGAAGCACTGATCAATATGAAAATGAAGAG gatATTAAGGTTACAGACAATGATGAGGCTGCAAGTTCTCAATTAATCCAGGTTGAAATGAGTgaaaatatcattgaaaaatCACTTGTAAAGCTAAAGGAAACAAGCACG GATGTCTTGCAAGGAACTCAGCTTCTAGGTATTGATGTTGCTGCTGCAATGGGGTTTCTTAAAAGGGTCTTGATTGGAGATGAGTtaacagagaaagaaaaaaaagttctcTTGAGAACCCTGACGGATTTGGCATCAGTGGTTCCTATCGGTGTTCTTATGCTTCTTCCA
- the LOC133689213 gene encoding uncharacterized protein LOC133689213 isoform X1: MEVKLHHSSFLNSSSSNPCLSRNSIVSSISCRRVAHLDYLLINWGNSRKRYPMKHTLWRNGNHSLDYQSIGYKKLNLTHMKTRRTGHLFPLASGDDGVTVNGTPSASANSDVEDMRVKLNQSLQGEDSGDKLVQSLHDAARVFEVAIKEQGLLSKFSWLSTAWLGIDRNAWVKTLCYQASVCSLLQAAHEISSRGDGRDRDVNIFVQRSLLRQSAPLESLIRDKLSAKQPEAYEWFWSKQVPIVVTSFLNYLEEDPRFTAATAVFGKGLSSSPGNGSDVSLLLLALTCNAAIMKLGPTKVSCPQFFSMISDITGRLMDMLVDFIPVRQAYHSIKHIGLRREFLVHFGPRAAACRVQNDCGSEEVIFWINLVQKQLQRAIDRERMWSRLTTSESIEVLEKDLAVFGFFIALGRSTQSYLSANGFDILDDPIEGFIRYLVGGSVLYYPQLSSISSYQLYVEVVCEELDWLPFYPGNIGTSNLSHGHKNKQKDPPNAEAIPQVLDVCSHWIQSFIKYSKWLENPSNVKAARFLSRGHIKLIECMEELGMSRRMTESNISYSVEITGPAINLTTGKETDSFNKALESVEGALVRLEKLLKELHVSSSNSGKEHLKAACSDLEKIRKLKKEAEFLEASFRAKAASLQQGEDESSLQTSISEQQQYFKGKGRKNANVRLDRSKSKFQGAWNLLVRSPTKKPGLDAAVVDASGDANFGQTTTSTGIGESESNEIHRFELLRNELMELEKRVRRSTDQYENEEDIKVTDNDEAASSQLIQVEMSENIIEKSLVKLKETSTDVLQGTQLLGIDVAAAMGFLKRVLIGDELTEKEKKVLLRTLTDLASVVPIGVLMLLPVTAVGHAAMLAAIQRYVPALIPSTYGAERLDLLRQLEKVKEMETSDLDAKENGEILS; this comes from the exons ATGGAAGTTAAATTGCATCATAGTAGCTTCTTAAATTCAAG TTCTTCAAATCCATGCCTTTCACGAAATTCAATTGTTTCTAGTATTTCCTGCAGAAGAGTAGCTCACTTGGATTATCTTCTGATCAATTGGGGCAATTCAAGGAAAAGATACCCCATGAAGCATACGTTGTGGAGGAATGGAAATCATAGTCTTGATTATCAATCAATTGGATATAAGAAACTTAATCTGACACATATGAAGACAAGAAGGACGGGGCACCTTTTTCCCCTAGCATCCGGTGATGATGGTGTTACTGTCAATGGGACTCCTTCTGCAAGTGCCAACAGTGATGTGGAGGATATGAGAGTTAAACTCAACCAGTCGCTACAAGGTGAAGATTCTGGTGATAAACTTGTTCAATCTTTACACGATGCAGCAAGGGTTTTTGAGGTGGCAATTAAAGAACAGGGTTTGCTATCAAAGTTTTCTTGGCTTTCCACGGCCTGGCTTGGTATAGATAGGAACGCATGGGTGAAAACGCTATGCTATCAG GCTTCTGTTTGCTCCTTACTACAAGCAGCACATGAGATTTCATCCCGAGGTGATGGTAGAGACAGAgatgtaaatatttttgttcaaagGAG TTTATTACGGCAATCTGCTCCCCTGGAGAGCTTGATCAGAGATAAACTATCTGCCAAACAACCAGAAGCTTATGAATGGTTTTGGTCTAAGCAAGTTCCGATAGTGGTGActtcttttcttaattatctTGAAGAGGACCCACGCTTTACTGCTGCCACTGCTGT GTTTGGAAAAGGCTTGTCCTCGAGTCCAGGCAATGGAAGTGATGTTTCACTTCTTTTACTGGCACTGACTTGTAATGCTGCAATCATGAAACTTGGCCCCACAAAAGTTTCTTGCCCACAATTCTTTTCCATGATCTCAGATATAACCGGTAGATTGATGGACATGCTGGTTGATTTCATTCCTGTACGCCAAGCTTATCATTCTATAAAGCATATTGGTCTACGCAGAGAATTTCTTGTCCATTTTGGTCCTCGAGCCGCGGCATGCAGAGTACAAAATGATTGTGGTTCAGAAGAGGTGATTTTCTGGATTAATCTTGTACAGAAGCAGCTCCAACGAGCTATAGATAGGGAGAGAATGTGGTCAAGACTAACAACATCTGAAAGTATTGAG GTTTTAGAGAAGGATTTGGCTGTATTTGGATTCTTTATTGCCTTAGGAAGAAGTACACAATCCTATTTATCAGCAAATGGATTTGATATTCTAGATGATCCTATTGAAGGCTTCATCAG GTACCTCGTTGGGGGTAGTGTTTTGTACTATCCTCAACTTTCATCAATAAGCTCATATCAGTTGTATGTAGAG GTTGTCTGCGAGGAACTGGATTGGCTTCCTTTTTATCCAGGCAACATTGGCACCTCAAATCTGTCTCAtggacacaaaaataaacagaaggATCCTCCAAATGCTGAAGCTATCCCTCAAGTATTAGACGTCTGCTCCCATTGGATCCAAAGCTTTATTAAATACAGTAAATGGCTAGAGAATCCATCCAATGTTAAGGCAGCAAGGTTTCTTTCCAGGGG GCACATCAAATTAATCGAGTGCATGGAAGAACTGGGAATGTCTCG GAGAATGACAGAAAGCAATATCAGTTATTCTGTTGAGATAACAGGACCTGCAATTAATTTGACCACTGGCAAAGAGACAGATTCGTTCAATAag GCATTGGAGAGTGTTGAAGGAGCTCTTGTGAGACTGGAAAAATTACTTAAAGAGTTGCATGTATCAAGCTCTAATTCTGGGAAAGAGCATTTAAAAGCTGCTTGTTCTGATCTTGAGAAAATAAGGAAACTGAAGAAAGAAGCTGAATTTCTGGAGGCATCTTTCAGAGCAAAAGCAGCTTCGCTTCAGCAG GGAGAAGATGAAAGTAGTCTACAAACTTCTATTAGTGAGCAGCAACAGTATTTTAAAGGGAAAGGGAGGAAGAATGCTAATGTGAGGTTAGATAGAAGTAAAAG TAAATTTCAAGGAGCATGGAACCTCCTTGTGCGCTCTCCAACCAAGAAGCCTGGCCTTGATGCTGCAGTTGTAGATGCATCT GGAGATGCAAATTTTGGGCAAACTACAACAAGTACGGGTATTGGAGAGTCCGAGTCCAATGAAATTCATCGTTTTGAACTTCTAAGGAATGAGCTCATGGAACTCGAAAAACGGGTCCGGAGAAGCACTGATCAATATGAAAATGAAGAG gatATTAAGGTTACAGACAATGATGAGGCTGCAAGTTCTCAATTAATCCAGGTTGAAATGAGTgaaaatatcattgaaaaatCACTTGTAAAGCTAAAGGAAACAAGCACG GATGTCTTGCAAGGAACTCAGCTTCTAGGTATTGATGTTGCTGCTGCAATGGGGTTTCTTAAAAGGGTCTTGATTGGAGATGAGTtaacagagaaagaaaaaaaagttctcTTGAGAACCCTGACGGATTTGGCATCAGTGGTTCCTATCGGTGTTCTTATGCTTCTTCCA